The following nucleotide sequence is from Mangifera indica cultivar Alphonso chromosome 17, CATAS_Mindica_2.1, whole genome shotgun sequence.
CATAACTGTCGTCGATAACCTAGGTTAGAAGAGCTATAGATATAAGTGACAGTGAAAAGAACCCCATCAGATAACATGGTTACTGCACAAGTAATCTCTTGAGTAGAAGTTTTAATGTTGCTAACATTGTATATGGCGGGATCCCAACAAACCAAAACTCAACATGTCACAGAGTTTGAAACATTTTACAATTACCTCCAAGATAGACTTACAATTAACACCACAAAATCCAAATGCAAGAAATCTATTTGGTCTATTGGAGACCAGCCAATCCCAAAGAGAAATTAGAAATCCAATTCCTCACTGCTTTACGTTTTATGCGGCCATTTAGACCTCCAACATTCCATCTTCCTATCATGTGGAAGTGGAATAAAATCAAACATCAAAACTATCTCTGGGCCTGAAGCCTACTACCCCTCTTGCCCCTTCCCCTAGTTCGAGATGCAACAAGAGGAGGAGAAACAACCTTAGAACCACAATTTAAAACTTgcttcttaattattataatttataatcaacttattgtttaattgaaaaatatctcACACATTTGGACTTAGCTATCCACCTTTTCATATATGTAAATTAGACAaacatttacttttatttttctagtgTTGAGAACAATAACTTTAATTTCCAAAGTTCAATGTAATTGGTTGACAACTTCACATGTTACAATTTTCCAAGTCAcccaattaattaaataacttaattttattggGTTAAATGATATTAGTCAACATTTTAtagattatacaaatataatcaagaAAAATACATTTTGCTGAAAATGTCTACTTGTTCGAAGAGAAAACGTCTACTTGTTCGAAGAGAAAACGCAAGAGGTAGCCTATTATTTGCACTATCTGTTTTTTATATGGAATCTGATTTGTACAACATCTTCCAACAGTACTTTGGTAAAGAAGTAATGCAGGCAAGTCTAGCAGTGATGCATGACTACTAGGTTACACTTAATGTCCACATCTTGATGGGAAACAATATCAGATCACTTCTTAGAGGCAATGCATTGGAAGGACAAATTATTTAGACTGGTAGCATATATCTACTTTACTCATTCATGAAACCCTAATGATTCAACTAAACAAAGCTGCCCGTTTATACTTACATTAGCATTCAACTAAAACATCAATTAATTCCTATGGCTATCATGTGTAGCTGTGCTTGAAGATGTTTGTTAAGCTTTATGATCTTAGAGGTTCAAATTTAAAGCATTATAGATTAGAACTATATTCCTCTGGATGGTTTTTCTGGATCATGGTCCCTGTAATCTGAAAGCCTTTGCTTTACGCGTTTATATCTGTGAATAAGAGTGCCTTCTAGCTACAGGTTCTATCTCTAGTTCTATCGTTTTACTGAACTCTTCACTCTGTTTCAACTAGATTGGGGTGATCATCAGTCATCATTACCAAACTAATCCAATGCAAAGTTGAATTTTCTCTGAAAATCACATTGAAAATTTAACCACAATTTGACATGCTCTTGATATTTTTCTACATCAGCTTAGGCTATGATATTGCTATTGCATTTTGTTTAACTTATATAATTTCCTGAAAATTTGGATGGCATTACTTCCAACTCTGtcataataatttatgaatcgGTCAGCGGCTTCGGCAATCAAATAGAGGTCAAGTAGTCTGGGAAATATGATGCGACTCAATGGAAATGTAAATTCAAGGGGAGGACTTGGAATCTTTGGACAATTGCCTCATCTGCTTATCTCTTCTGCTAATCCAAACATTCACCAttgaacaaaatgaaaataaagaattatGTATACAGTCAACATAATAAAAGGCAATCTAAAAGTTATGTGAAGTTGAAGATAAGGCTGTTGACTAAAGAAACCAGATTTAAATTGCTCTACCCAGTGAATAGTCTAAAAGCACACAGATCCTCTTTCTTGAATTTAAGACTTAACAAATCCTGAGCTGCAAGGGACCAACATCAGAAGTAGGAAACCAAAATTCAACTTCTCTGGCACTTTGTTCTTCATACCCTaaactaaaagaagaaaagcaaaagaTCGTTTGGCAAACATTAGCATGATTAATCAGCTGCaggaaacataaaatttaaacaagTAGAAACACTAAAAAAGTCATAAGCACAAGGCACACACATGGGGTTCTACCTATCAAATGAACTGGTTCAGCAGCAGAGAATGCAGGGTTGCCATAACGAACTTCATCAGAATCCACATGATGATTTCCCCAATTGACTGTTGATATAATCCTGGAATACCTGTAATGGGAGGTTGTGCAACTTCATAGGATTCTGAGGGTCAATGAATATTCATTCCTGCAACTTCTGCATTGGAACAAGGCAGCCTAAGGTTGAGCTCGACTCGATTTGAGTggagtcaagctcaaactcaagttcaagctcGGCTGGTTTAAAAGGAGTTGAGCTCAAGTTAAAGCTTTAGACTCAATTCAATACTAAAACGAGGTTGTTTTGATGTTTATTGGTAAAAACgatttaattgattcatatCGAATTTTTCATATTTGCGAGTTTGACGAGTTAAACACCACTAtaactcaagctcgagctcaaactcaaaaatattgaactctcaagctcgagctcatttGTATCAAGCCCATTTCAGGCTCATTTGAATCAAGcccaaactcgagcttgaatATGCTCAATTCTAATCTAGCCCTATATTCAACAACACCTTTCCCTAACCCAAGGTTCCAGTTGCAATAAACATGTTTACTGGCCAAGTTCTCATTGCATCTTCTATTCAAAGACTATGATAAATTGAATCATATAAGGCAATTACATGTTGATGAGACATTGATTTATCAGAGAAGACAACATCACTACTTAagatactttaaaattttctttaacctaacaagtaaaatttactaaagaaaacttgataaagaaaaattagacaaaaaatacaaatcttccatatgaaatatttatcttcaTCAAACTTTAACAGCAATACATTCAAAGTTCCAGTCATCTGCACCATGGAAGAAATTTGCTAGTCGATAAACCATGTGGACAATAACAGCAGAACTAGGAATTGCCCTTGCAACTTATTTAAGAATAATAAGACTATGGAAGAACATGAAAAGAAACATAGCACATGACGTCAGTCAAAGCCAGTTAAAAGACCGTTGGCAAGGTTCAAGTTTTGCAATGAATCTATACTTACGTTCAAAAACCATCTATGTATTTTGCGAGCAATCTTGTTTGAGGAAAGGTCTAGGTCCGTCAATTGATCTTGATTCCACAAGAATCTTGGGAACTTATTTAGGTTGCAGGATCCCAATCCAAGAAGTCTAAGTTTCGGAAATTTAGTATGACCATTGGTATCAATGaacaatgaaaaattgtttgaagagAGACTCAGATATTCTAATTGTCTAAGTTTAGAAGCAATCATGTTCATATCCACTGCACCATTCAGATTGTTTGAATCAAAGTAAAGCAATTCAAGGCTCTCGAGGTGATAAAGAGCACTAGGAAATGGGCCTTgcaattgatttgatttaagtgCAAGAAGATTCGGTTGCTTTAGGTTTCTAGTATGAGAAGGGATTGCaccatttaatttatttttgctcAAATTTAAATAAGCAAGGGTACTTAAGCTCATGAGCCAAGAGGTAATTTCACCAACTAAGTTGATCCCTTTAAGGTCTAAATAAGTAAGCTGACTATAGTTGCCCATCCATGACAATGAATGAGAATCTTGGCTTGAAAAATTGTTCATAGAAAGGCCCAgtttttttaaagaagaaagatttcCAAGAGAAGGCAGAATCAATCCCAAAAAACTGTAAGAACTTATATCAAAGATCtgtaaaaaattaagattccTTATTGAATGTGGAATCTTAACAAAAAATGATGTGCTCGCAACTCTCAAATCTTCAAGGCGATTGTTGTTTTGAAATTCTGGCAAGGATCCAAAGAGATCTGGATTAAAATGTGCACTGAGCATGCGAAAGTTAGGTAATTGGAATGTCTTCGTAGGGAATTACCTTGTAAATGACACCCCTTAAGAGATAGCTTAATCAACAAAGATAAATTTGTCAAGATATTAGGTATCGGTGAAGAAATGTTGACATAAGCAATATATAGGACTTTGACTTGAGTTAATTTCTCAAGTAGGCTTCTTGGACTCGGCTTGTGGAGCTTCAAGTTAAATTTATACATTGTGTCAAGGGTCTTTAACTTTGAGAGCTCTAGGACTTTCGATGGTATTTGACCAAAAAAGTTAGAATTATGTAGGTTCAGATGTGATAACCTAGAAAAGTTCTTGATTGTGGAAAGGATTTTGGAGCCATTAAAGTCATTATCAATCAAGCTAAGCCTTGTAAGGTGGACAAGGTGGAAGAGACTATTGCTAGAGTTGATAGAACCATTGAGGCAATTACTAGTGAGGTCAAGATCAACCAAATGACCAGTAACCTCATTGCACTTAAACCCATCCCATAAGCAGCAGTCTTTATCGACTTTCCAGGATGCAACCTTGAGATAAGTAGAAGGATTAGGAGAAGTGAACTTATTGATAATCATGGGTTCTTTGAATTGTAACAAGATAGAGTGCTCATCATCGTGACAGAATAGTTGCATACAACAAGTGAAGCGAGCAAgaactaaaaaataaaggaataaaaGCCAAAGAATTAAGCAtcaaaatgagaagaaaaataataataaccccATATATTATTTAGGTAAGTAGCTAGATTTGATTGTGAAGATCTTTTTCTTAATCATGAGATGAATTTATAGGCATATCATGATGGATATACCATCAATATTATCGACTCagattctaaaaattaatttgaatacaaaCTTTAAGTGATAAATGTTTGCTAAGTCTACTTGAGCTGgcttataataaatatactaCAGGTATTATTAACTCATATTCTATATACACTTGTTGGTGATGAGATTAGTTCTAACGAGAAGTAACTAAACAAGTATGAATTTTAGcacaaaaagttaaaaacacgTCAATATTAATAGCGTGATTTAGTCAATCAATCAAGACCCTCCACCTGGTTGCTATTGATAGCAGTTGTTTAGTAAATAACGAAGTTATGAAAGCTAGAAATGCTTGTGTATATACTAAAAGTGTCATTCCTTAGCTCAGTGCAATCAGTCCAAggaagattttttattatttgtagcTAAGTGTCCAAATTTTGCATTATTTGTTCAAATCTTGCATTGAAATTCTGAAACCTTTTGAAattccaaatttcaaattagattGTAGACAAATAATACAGCCAATGTTTTAGAACCGTGCTTTAGTTAGAAAGGGTGTGTTTTATTTTGCATTCATTCTCACTGTATGCTTACATGACAAGcttaattttttcccaaaaaaatattatggatGTGACAATTCATAAATAGGACAGTTAGATTGAACATTTGAGTCAAcattaaacttgaaattttgagcaatgagaaaaagaaaagactaTAAATTTAATAGTGATGggaaataataattcaaagtcATAACATTTAAAATCTAACCTTGTAAAGGTTTGGAAATTTACCAACTTTGAAAGTGTTAGATACAAAATACTGGAAGTGGTCAAGTTGTGATGTTCAGTTTTATCAAATCATGAGCACAAAATTCCCCATTtgattatttaaacaaataataaatttctaataagtaattacaatttttgGCTTATCGattgaaagtttttttaaaacaaggTTACTAAATACAAACATGCTCGTAAAATGTGCTAATTCAAACTTTGATTccgaaaaacaaaatttaaatttaaatatctaaatttaagTGATATCTTTTTACAAACTTACACAttgcaattattattattaaggaaaatattttcattattattaatgtttgttgaaaaaaagattatattgagTAAATTAAAGAGATGAACATCCTTAAAAGATTCTTCTAAACTCACAAGTCTTAGTCAGAAATCCATAAAATATCCTCACATGTTCTCTACGTTTGCAGTGTAAATCAGGAAATATTGTGAacattaatcattaaataatgTCCATGCATTTGCAACTAACGAAGTTCTAGCGTGTCATGATTCCTTTGTGCACACAAATCTGTTTGTTGTCATACATTTCTATATCGGTAACAATGACTGTTTTGTGAGAAGAAATGGAGCCATTTTTTGTCAAACCATTATTAAACTTGGAAGCTCTACAACTGTGGGCAAGGAGGAGAAAATCATatcatatcttttaaaaaaaaaaaaaaactcaaccaatcAAAATAAGTCTCACTAATCCCCTGAAAAATTCATAACTCACACTCACAGGATTTAAGGAATGTCCAATAGAAAATGAGCAaacaaatttgttaatttaaaaaaatgattctcAGGCAGGTTAggaaacaaatacaaatatgaCAAGATAAACAAACAGATTTCCAATTCAAAATAAGCAAACACTACGAAGACATTTTCAActtcttaaatattattgttaaataccTTAGAGATGTTtctataaagaaaaagaattcatTAATTGTAAATAACCTATGTAGTTGCCTAAATCCCAAGAGATGTctatagaaataaataattgttaaagaattaattaaatatcatttttaaattataatatgtgtAGTTGTCAACCAATTACATTTCTTTTTTGCATCTGCCTACCTACTATCCTATGATTTTAATAGGTTTTCTATTATTACAAATTcctcaaaattttctctttttgtaattaaattgcTCTAAACCTCAGTTTTTCACTTGCCAACATCCATATATTAATTGTatgcatttaataaaaatattgataaaggtcctcaaatatattaaagttggaattttacttttacctatttatttagattttcaatatacTGTAAtacattatatgattatatacatgaaacaaacaatttattCTCTTGAAAACGTTTGAGCATTTGCAGCTTTTGAGAGGCTCTGAGGGTTGAAAAACTTGGAGAGTCTAGAATTAGGTGttaacaaattcaataataatatttttttcatctctagTTGGTCTCTCCTCATTAAAACATTTAACTCTGGAAGGGAATAATTTTAGTGGGATTATTGATATTAAGGTAATTAGCTAGCTTCTCAATCCCAtaatttcaactatttttttttttttaatgaatttatgatataattggacctttaaaattaattatatgaaacatGTTTAATCTTGTGAAATTGTTTGACTATAAATAGCTTTAAGTAATTTGGAGGTGatggattaaaattaattatattatcatttatggTTAGTCTCTGGTCTCTAAGTAATATTGGATCATAGGGATGTTGAAGGTGagtattataaaatttctcatgatcaaatttttaattaattttgtttcatttatcaCTAAGATTATATCCCTTAAAGGACACTCTCAAAGcttttttaattcagtttatttGAACTCTCGATGCTTCACACGGAAAAGTAggaaaaattagataaataaatatgttttgtGTACtataaatattacttaaaaattaattatgaaacaTAATTCTTCAGAATATTTTAGTATACAGGTCCGCCTCATCtctaatcattaaaaataattttagtattctacacaaatttaatatgattttaagattgtataggttttattaaatttctatatttgaaACACTAAAATTCACAAACATTTATGTTAATATGTGTGAGCCAATCAATTTCAAAAGTTtgttcaaaatttcaaaatgacacgttataagtaattttttcaTTCTCTCTATTAGCCCACCCCATATTTAATTCTAACTACATGCTCAAGTCACaagtattaaaagatataaaatggCTTTTTTGAGCTTTTAACTAGAGTAAGATTAGTCATTAAAACTCTATTTCTTGTCATTAGAGACCTTTAGTGACAGAATTATCGTGAAAGAGGTTTAAGATTATCATGTAAGAGGTTTAAGAATACAATACCTATCTTACAAAAAGTTGTCAAAATGCTTTCATATTGTCCACCTGCCTTTCACTCTAAGCCCATATTAGAATGATGAAtgagacaaaatattatatatgtatgcaaTGTTGAACTTTTTATGCAATTTTGAACTTGGTAAAAACATACTGTATAAATATTTCTGAAGAAGTTCCCATTATCACATATAACAAGTAAATCATTCTTTGTATCTTTGCTTCTTGGAATTGTGACCTACAAGAAACACATTGACTCTTAAAACACAAATCTTGGCCTAAAGTAACCAATagatcaaaaataaaagaaaaaaaacattgtttatTGAGATGTTGGATGAAGGTGTGTGTCTTGATGTCTTGACATTTAGTGTGCTCCTAAATGAGCTCTGCAAGAAGAGGAAGTCAGCTTTTTCCATCTAACAAAAAGTTGTCAAAATGCTTCCGTATTGTCTACCTATCATCACTTTCACTCTAAGCCCATATTACAAAATGGTGTTGAACTTGGTAAAGAGATACTCACCgtatgaataattttgaagaaactcCCATTATCACGTATAACAAGTAAGTCACTCTTGCTATCTCTGCTTCTTGGAATTGTGACCTATAAGAAAACACATGGACTCTTAAAACATAAATCTTGCCCTAGATGTTCCACCcaaattaattacataaaatattcttattaaacGACTCTGCAAAAAATGCGTTATTGAACTATTTCATACTTTAGAAAATAGAAACTTTCAGCCtgaaatcatcattttctatcGTCTCATTGATGAAAAATGCAAAACAGGGAAACTCGAAAATTTCTTGGGAGCTATTTCATAGATTGCACATTctcaaacaattgaaaaatagaGGACAATAGTTTCAAATTATTACATCTAGATACTCTAACCTTTACCATTTAGCATAAACAAGATGTCCAACAGATCTGTTCACTATCAAAAGTCCAGAATGTAAAACAAAAC
It contains:
- the LOC123200295 gene encoding K(+) efflux antiporter 5-like produces the protein MCYFHLCWLQVLKFLMERNSISALHGQVTIGTLILQDCAVGLLFALLPVLGGTSGVLQGVISMTKLSQFQEAEIARVTYLLYVIMGVSSKLFIRSQFQEAKIQRMIYLLYVIMGTSSEIFIQYVFTKFKIA